Proteins found in one Lycium ferocissimum isolate CSIRO_LF1 chromosome 6, AGI_CSIRO_Lferr_CH_V1, whole genome shotgun sequence genomic segment:
- the LOC132061295 gene encoding uncharacterized protein LOC132061295 — protein sequence MGGTDVPIGPVMKRTKISITREKRIRNDEPDGPITFDDKDMEGIVQPHNDALVIAVLVNKFRIKRVLIDPGSSANIIRWRVIEQLGLLDQVVPAIRVLNGFNIACETTKGEITLPISMAGTTQQTKFYVIEGDMGYNALLGRPWIHLVRAVPSTMH from the coding sequence ATGGGAGGAACTGACGTTCCCATTGGGCCGGTTATGAAGCGCACGAAAATTTCCATAACGAGGGAAAAGCGTATCCGGAATGATGAACCCGATGGCCCCATCACGTTTGATGACAAGGACATGGAAGGCATCGTCCAGCCGCATAATGACGCACTGGTAATAGCTGTCCTTGTCAATAAGTTTAGAATTAAACGTGtgctgattgatccaggtagctcggctAATATCATCCGATGGAGAGTCATTGAACAGCTGGGACTATTAGATCAGGTCGTGCCGGCAATACGGGTCCTCAATGGATTCAACATAGCATGCGAAACGACGAAGGGTGAGATCACTTTACCGATCAGTATGGCAGGAACTACGCAGCAGACAAAATTTTATGTGATAGAGGGAGACATGGGATACAATGCATTGCTGGGCAGACCATGGATTCACCTCGTAAGAGCAGTTCCATCGACTATGCATTAG